A region from the Algoriphagus machipongonensis genome encodes:
- the ald gene encoding alanine dehydrogenase: MIIGVPKEIKNNENRVALTPAGAKELVKRGHTVYVQHTAGEGSGFLDEAYVEAGANILPTIEATYEIAEMIMKVKEPIEPEYKLIKEDQLLFTYFHFASYEPLTKAMVENKSVCLAYETVEKADKSLPLLVPMSEVAGRMAVQKGANYLEKPLQGKGILLGGVPGVLPAKVLILGGGIVGTQAAWMAAGLGADVTIMDVSLARMRYLSDVMPANVKTMMSNEYNVRKMIQNHDLIIGAVLIPGAKAPHLITRDMLKDMQPGTVLVDVAVDQGGCIETCKPTTHQDPTFIIDDVVHYCVANMPGAVPYTSTLALTNATLPYAIQLADKGWKKAAQENPELVPGLNIISGDIVYQAVAEAFDMDYTPVIKYLAD; the protein is encoded by the coding sequence ATGATTATAGGTGTTCCTAAGGAAATCAAAAACAACGAAAATCGTGTAGCACTAACCCCCGCAGGTGCTAAAGAATTGGTCAAAAGAGGTCATACCGTTTATGTACAACATACTGCAGGTGAAGGGTCTGGCTTTCTAGATGAAGCCTATGTAGAAGCTGGTGCAAACATACTTCCAACCATTGAAGCTACTTATGAAATAGCTGAAATGATTATGAAGGTAAAAGAACCTATTGAACCAGAATATAAATTGATTAAAGAAGATCAATTGTTGTTCACTTATTTCCATTTTGCTTCTTACGAGCCTTTGACTAAGGCCATGGTCGAAAACAAATCGGTTTGTTTGGCATATGAAACAGTAGAAAAAGCAGATAAAAGCCTTCCCTTATTAGTTCCAATGTCTGAAGTGGCAGGAAGAATGGCTGTTCAAAAAGGAGCCAACTACCTTGAAAAACCCCTTCAGGGAAAAGGTATTCTTCTTGGCGGAGTACCAGGAGTTCTTCCAGCAAAAGTATTAATCTTAGGTGGAGGTATTGTAGGTACTCAAGCTGCTTGGATGGCAGCAGGACTAGGTGCAGATGTTACCATCATGGACGTTTCTTTGGCAAGAATGAGGTATTTATCAGATGTGATGCCTGCCAACGTAAAAACAATGATGTCTAACGAATACAATGTTCGTAAGATGATCCAAAATCATGATTTGATCATTGGTGCAGTTTTGATCCCAGGCGCAAAAGCTCCTCACTTAATCACTCGTGATATGCTGAAGGATATGCAACCGGGAACAGTACTTGTAGATGTGGCAGTAGATCAAGGAGGATGTATCGAAACTTGTAAGCCAACAACGCATCAAGACCCTACTTTTATCATTGACGATGTGGTTCATTACTGTGTTGCTAATATGCCTGGAGCAGTACCTTATACTTCTACCCTAGCATTAACAAACGCAACACTTCCTTACGCAATCCAATTAGCTGATAAAGGTTGGAAAAAAGCAGCTCAAGAAAACCCAGAGTTAGTCCCTGGATTAAACATCATTTCTGGAGACATTGTCTATCAAGCAGTTGCAGAAGCATTTGATATGGATTACACTCCTGTAATAAAATATCTTGCTGATTAA
- a CDS encoding outer membrane beta-barrel protein has product MKKLLVLVTMVLISFSGFSQIKSKASVGLSFSNFSNDVNEAKAQPGFQLGTNLIFGNKFYFEPGIFYLAKSTEFVTENSTGSTTNFSADVKGFRVPVGVGVNLLGDGTSNFDIHASGGFSGYFITGVGDDFEKDDFENPTWGTYLSAGIDIWKIFLDATYEWSLTNVQKDVSAIDLGKHRNLYINLGVKLNFGQ; this is encoded by the coding sequence ATGAAAAAGCTTCTAGTATTAGTTACCATGGTTTTGATTTCCTTCTCTGGATTTTCTCAGATCAAGTCAAAAGCATCCGTAGGTCTTTCATTTTCTAATTTCTCCAATGATGTCAATGAAGCCAAAGCTCAACCTGGCTTTCAACTCGGTACCAATTTAATTTTTGGTAATAAATTCTACTTCGAGCCTGGGATTTTCTATCTCGCCAAGTCTACTGAATTTGTTACTGAAAACTCTACCGGTTCAACAACTAATTTCAGTGCAGATGTGAAAGGGTTTAGGGTTCCTGTAGGTGTCGGGGTAAATTTACTTGGCGATGGAACTTCAAATTTTGACATTCATGCCTCTGGAGGATTTTCAGGATATTTCATTACTGGAGTGGGTGACGATTTTGAAAAAGATGACTTTGAGAATCCGACTTGGGGAACATATTTGAGTGCAGGAATCGATATCTGGAAAATTTTTCTAGATGCTACCTACGAATGGTCATTGACTAATGTCCAAAAAGATGTCTCAGCAATAGACTTGGGCAAACATAGAAATCTCTATATCAACCTTGGAGTTAAACTCAATTTTGGCCAATAA